In Gracilinanus agilis isolate LMUSP501 chromosome 1, AgileGrace, whole genome shotgun sequence, the sequence AGGATCTCTAGCCAGGAAGATACTTCATTGCCCCTAAACTATAAACTGTAGCCCCCACACAGGCTTCCTTATCCTACTCATGTGGACTACATTGCCTTTTGTCTCCCCTTCTCCCTTGGAGCCTCTCATAGATCAAAGGAACTTGGAACTAAGGAAGCAGATAACCTTAGAGCTCAAGTTTAGGGCAAGGAAGGTCTTTGGGAGACCTGAGAATCAGAGATGTTCCTTTTCCCCCAAAGCAAATACATTTAGTGAAATAacagagtcaaaaaaaaaagcaataaaatatttccccCACAAATCTTGGGCATAATCTCCCCAAAATTCATATACCATATATTGTGGCCAAAACATGCATATGGGAAAGCATTTCCTACTAATGtctttctcagaattattttaagtaCATTATGAATCAAATGGGCTTGGGCAGATATGAGAACTCTATTACATTTTTTACATCATTTCACACTGATGAGTGAACTTTCACAATGTATTCTCTTGGTAGAATGAGACATATGCTATGTTTTATCTGCTTTAAAATgcaaaggaaactagggattgtGGAAAGTTCcttaaattctttttaagaaaatactCTTAAGTCTAATCATTTCTGCTACACAAGATGcaaacatttttcattctctAGGTTAAACATTTCAGAAAAATTCCTTTTGTGTATCATTAATTGCTAGATGATTGGATTTCTAGTATAAAGATCTTACTTTAAGGTACCTTCCTAAAGGTGCAATTTAGTCCTTATTCATATCAACTGACAAAACCATGAGATTTTGGAAGGAAGGTACAtacatcatgattttttttattaaagaatcttttatttttattttaacagtcATTTATGCCATGAATTCACAAGAGATTGGTTCCAGCAGCGCGGGTTCCTTGCCATTGGTTCTTGCAAAGTGTGCTTCTCTTGGTGGAGCAGGCTGATGTTTCAGTTGAACCAAAGTGCCTTTTTCTTtagcttccttctttttctgatcattttcCTTCACTTGTTTCAGGAAGCTATCTCTGTTCTTAGAGCACTTAATATGCTCAATACACACATTAATCCTCTTGGCTAGAATCTTGTCCTTAACCTGTTTGTTTACAACAATGCCTCCAGCATGCTGAGTAACATTACAGACCCATCCAGTCTTGCCATGGTAACATTTGTGGGGCATTCCCTGCTGAACTGTGCCCATACCCTTGATATCTTCACTATCACCCTtcttgtatatttgtatatgtgtagcCAAAGGCATGGCACCATATTTTCTAAAGGGTCTAGAAAACATGTAGCATGTCCCCCTACTCTTTCCTTTTGTGTTTGTCATTTTGGCAACTCACGGGAAGATGGCAGACCTACATATTGATGAATATATTTGCATGCCACTTCTACCCCAGGAAACTCCCCTTCCTACAAGGAGCTCAGGAGGACTGGGTTCAATCTTGGGGGCGACGGACCCTTAAAGAAGGGTGTCATACACTCAGACTCATTGCCTCCACTAGGGAGAATCTCCAAATAAAGGTTAGCTATGGTATGTATCTAGAGTCTTTCCTCAAAGAAGTTCTTAGAAACTTTTATAAAAGTTACTATATGTATCTAATAGGTATCAGGTATAAAATAGCTATTTATTTTCACTACCCCCAAAATGCTTAAAGCACAAAAGACACAAAAGCATTCATGAGTATATAACATAAGACAATAACATACCACCATCATTGTATTCTcttaaagagataaagagaactTGAGActgcaaaaatattttctattcatcttGGACCTCTATCAGCCATACAAGTAATACACAAGTCCAACTCTAGTTAATCAGGACGGACTTTCTCAGTcctttcagtttcatcatcttcttcttttcctccaggAAGTGATATAGTTGCTGCTGAATGGAAGGAATTGACTCATAAACTAAGGAACTTTGAAGTTCACAAGGTAGATGACTAAACAGGAAACAGTCATCTTTCTGTCATGTTTGCCCATTTGCACATAATTTTGAGTTTGCAGTACCAGGGTAGAGAGGAGCCCTTGTAGTTTGCATAGTTTGCATAGGGACCATGGCCAAAGTTTCCAAGCAGAGAGAAACACTATACTTTGTGGCTGCAGGAGAGATGGCCTTCCTGGTTAAAGACCAAAGTATAAACAGAAAAGCAGGGACCACACCTCTTCTGGATCACTCCattttggaagcaccaaaaacttgtaGACCCCTAGAACTAATTCTGAAAACAGTAGCATAGTGAGCAGAGCTTAACTCTGCTGTGAAGTTCAGTCAAGAAATAagctggggaaatgagcaaaaaacaacataaaataatttgaccataaaaagctacatCAGTGGCAGAGAAGACCAAAAACACAAAATCAGAACACAGCAAtgtaaaaacaactacaaaaaaatcCTCAAAGAATAATGCtatttggaagaaagaaagaaataagaatgatggaggggaaattgggaaaagaaatgagagtgatacaaaaaaatttacaaaaagagaattaatagctaAGTAAAAGAAATGATGTTGGGCAAGGCCATTGAGACTCATCTAAGGAATTGATTAATAGCTCAGAATGACTTCATTacaaggaaataaaagaggataTAGTAACAGCAGCTAATATAATAAGTAAGGTAAGCTAAGGAGATAAGAAGGTACGGAGAACTAAAGGTAAAGAGAGgcagaggtagagaaagaaagacaaagaaatgaaaagagaaagacagagg encodes:
- the LOC123231817 gene encoding 60S ribosomal protein L21-like produces the protein MTNTKGKSRGTCYMFSRPFRKYGAMPLATHIQIYKKGDSEDIKGMGTVQQGMPHKCYHGKTGWVCNVTQHAGGIVVNKQVKDKILAKRINVCIEHIKCSKNRDSFLKQVKENDQKKKEAKEKGTLVQLKHQPAPPREAHFARTNGKEPALLEPISCEFMA